From a single Azospirillaceae bacterium genomic region:
- the modD gene encoding ModD protein has protein sequence MDDFLPLAEEAIERLLEEDLRFGDLTTRALGIGGRPGTMRFRARDALVLSGVEEAARLLGRLGAAVTLAMPAGGRYEPGAPLLEATGSAAALHAGWKVAQTLMEWASGLASDTRAIVDAARAVNPDIAVLCTRKSVPYTRQLAVKAVLAGGGGIHRLGLSDTILLFPEHRAFLDPPDDLGAAIARLKRSVPERAVMVEVTSEADALAAVAAHADVIQLEKFSPDAVARLVARVDRRPDGRPVIAAAGGVNAQNAAAYAKAGADTLVTSSPFFARPRDIQVNITPL, from the coding sequence ATGGATGACTTCCTGCCGCTGGCGGAAGAGGCCATCGAACGCCTGCTGGAAGAGGATCTGCGCTTCGGCGACCTGACCACCCGGGCCCTGGGGATTGGTGGACGGCCGGGCACCATGCGTTTCCGGGCCCGCGACGCCCTGGTCCTGTCCGGGGTGGAGGAGGCGGCACGCCTGCTGGGACGCCTGGGTGCTGCCGTCACCCTGGCCATGCCCGCCGGCGGCCGTTATGAGCCCGGGGCGCCCTTGCTGGAGGCCACCGGCAGTGCCGCCGCCCTGCACGCCGGCTGGAAGGTGGCGCAGACCCTGATGGAATGGGCCTCGGGCCTGGCCAGCGACACCCGCGCCATCGTCGATGCGGCACGGGCCGTCAATCCTGACATCGCCGTGCTGTGCACCCGCAAGTCGGTGCCCTACACCCGCCAGCTGGCCGTGAAGGCGGTGCTGGCGGGCGGTGGCGGTATCCACCGCCTGGGCCTGTCCGACACCATCCTGCTGTTCCCCGAACACCGCGCCTTCCTCGACCCGCCAGACGATCTGGGGGCCGCCATCGCCCGGCTGAAACGATCGGTGCCGGAGCGCGCGGTGATGGTGGAGGTGACCAGCGAGGCCGACGCCCTGGCCGCCGTCGCCGCCCATGCGGATGTCATCCAGCTGGAGAAGTTTTCGCCTGACGCGGTGGCGCGGCTGGTGGCCCGGGTGGACCGCCGTCCCGACGGCCGGCCGGTCATCGCCGCGGCCGGCGGCGTCAACGCCCAGAACGCTGCCGCATATGCGAAGGCGGGCGCCGATACCTTGGTCACGTCTTCGCCATTCTTCGCCAGGCCGCGTGATATACAGGTAAATATAACGCCCTTGTGA
- the cysE gene encoding serine O-acetyltransferase: MVQENGLWRLVAEDVACVKARDPAARHRLEIVLTYPGLHAVIHHRVAHRLWRRGLRFPARLLSWFARLVTNVDIHPGARIGRRFFIDHGAGVVIGETAEVGDDVTLYHGVTLGGTSWSPGKRHPTIGSGVLIGAGAKVLGPIRIGAGARIGANSVVVEDVPPEMTVVGIPGRVVRAPRPRQGGAGRIDLDHHLIPDPVGEALTLMLDRIAFLEVRLAHAQGRLSYEPEPRGRDHGRVG; encoded by the coding sequence ATGGTGCAGGAAAATGGACTGTGGCGCCTGGTGGCGGAGGATGTCGCCTGCGTGAAGGCGCGCGATCCCGCCGCCCGCCATCGCCTGGAAATCGTCCTGACCTATCCGGGCCTGCACGCCGTCATCCATCACCGGGTGGCGCATCGGCTGTGGCGCCGGGGCCTGCGGTTTCCGGCCCGCCTGCTGTCTTGGTTCGCGCGGCTGGTGACCAATGTCGACATCCACCCCGGCGCCCGCATCGGCCGGCGCTTTTTCATCGACCACGGCGCCGGCGTGGTGATCGGTGAGACGGCGGAGGTGGGGGACGACGTGACGCTCTATCACGGCGTCACCCTGGGTGGCACCAGCTGGTCGCCGGGCAAGCGCCATCCCACCATCGGATCCGGCGTGCTGATCGGCGCCGGGGCCAAGGTGCTGGGGCCCATCCGGATCGGTGCGGGCGCCCGCATCGGCGCCAATTCCGTGGTGGTGGAGGATGTGCCGCCGGAGATGACGGTGGTGGGCATACCCGGCCGGGTGGTGCGGGCACCCCGCCCCCGGCAGGGCGGTGCCGGCCGCATCGACCTGGACCACCATCTGATCCCCGATCCGGTGGGCGAGGCGCTGACCCTGATGCTGGACCGCATCGCCTTCCTGGAGGTGCGGTTGGCCCATGCGCAGGGCCGGCTTTCATATGAACCCGAACCAAGGGGCAGGGACCATGGGCGTGTTGGATGA
- a CDS encoding electron transfer flavoprotein subunit alpha/FixB family protein — MTDAPNTNAPRPAAGRAGTRRELPEHFKAYKHVWVAVECEHGIVHPVSLELLGEGRKLADKRGVELAGVVLAGDELTAATTAAAAFEHGADLVYTVTDPILAHYRNETYTRALTDLVNTHKPEILLLGATNLGRDLAGSVATTLQTGLTADCTELAIDDEGSLAATRPTFGGSLLCTILTLNYRPQMATVRPRVMSLPPREPGRWGRIVEQPLALAEEDVVTKVLRFIADRESDKAQLAYADIVVAGGLGLRSAENFQLVRALAEVLGGDYGGSRPLVQKGWITADRQIGQTGKTIRPKLYIAAGISGAIQHRVGVEGADTIVAINTDPNAPIFEFAHLGVVADAIELLPALTRAFQAHLSVNRLAG, encoded by the coding sequence ATGACCGACGCACCCAACACCAACGCCCCTCGGCCCGCCGCCGGCCGGGCCGGCACCCGGCGGGAGCTGCCCGAACATTTCAAGGCCTACAAGCACGTCTGGGTCGCGGTCGAATGCGAACACGGCATCGTCCACCCGGTGTCCCTGGAACTGCTGGGGGAGGGGCGCAAGCTGGCCGACAAGCGCGGGGTGGAGCTGGCGGGCGTGGTGCTGGCCGGGGATGAACTGACGGCGGCCACCACGGCGGCGGCGGCGTTCGAGCATGGCGCCGATCTGGTCTACACCGTGACCGACCCTATCCTGGCCCATTACCGCAATGAGACCTACACCCGGGCCCTGACCGACCTGGTGAACACCCACAAGCCGGAAATCCTGCTGCTGGGCGCCACCAATCTGGGCCGCGACCTGGCGGGGTCGGTCGCCACCACCCTGCAGACCGGCCTGACGGCTGATTGCACGGAATTGGCGATTGATGACGAAGGCTCGCTGGCCGCCACCCGGCCGACCTTCGGCGGGTCCTTGCTGTGCACCATCCTGACCCTGAACTACCGGCCCCAGATGGCGACCGTGCGGCCCCGTGTGATGTCGCTGCCCCCGCGTGAGCCGGGGCGCTGGGGCCGCATCGTGGAACAGCCGCTGGCCCTGGCGGAGGAGGACGTGGTCACCAAGGTGCTGCGCTTCATCGCCGACCGTGAAAGCGACAAGGCGCAGCTGGCCTACGCCGACATCGTGGTCGCCGGTGGCCTGGGCCTGCGCTCGGCGGAGAATTTCCAACTGGTGCGGGCGCTGGCGGAGGTGCTGGGCGGCGACTACGGCGGGTCGCGCCCTCTGGTGCAGAAGGGCTGGATCACGGCGGACCGCCAGATCGGCCAGACCGGCAAGACCATCCGGCCCAAGCTGTACATCGCCGCCGGCATCTCCGGCGCCATCCAGCACCGTGTGGGGGTGGAGGGGGCGGACACCATCGTCGCCATCAATACCGACCCCAACGCCCCCATCTTCGAATTCGCCCATCTGGGCGTGGTGGCGGACGCCATCGAACTGTTGCCCGCCCTGACGCGGGCCTTCCAGGCGCACCTGTCGGTGAACCGCCTTGCCGGCTGA
- a CDS encoding TOBE domain-containing protein, with protein MKLSARNVIAGKVVAVTKGVTTAHVKIEIASGRIITSSITNEAVDDLDLKVGDAVSAIIKSSDVVIGKE; from the coding sequence ATGAAGCTGAGCGCGCGCAACGTCATCGCCGGCAAGGTCGTGGCCGTCACCAAGGGGGTGACCACCGCCCATGTGAAGATCGAGATCGCCAGCGGTCGCATCATCACCTCATCGATCACCAATGAGGCGGTCGACGACCTGGACCTCAAGGTGGGCGACGCCGTCTCCGCCATCATCAAGTCATCCGACGTGGTGATCGGCAAGGAGTGA
- the nifA gene encoding nif-specific transcriptional activator NifA, which translates to MPMTGSASHASVTPGPPPQAVHRSRPGEFSSRAEIALHGVYEISKILAVPTRLETTLSNVLALLSSFLEMHHGIIALLGDDGSPQVVVGLGWTEKNAKSHFDRLPERAIGQIVTTQMPVVVENVADHPLFVDWSAAEWGGDARVSFVGVPIKERDRVIGTLTLDRTWDGQATFRLDEDVRFLVMIANLVGQTVRLHDLIGRDRDRLMSTQRRLEKELSATARPEREVRPQGIVGNSPAIRSVIDKIKIVARSHSTVLLRGESGTGKELFARATHDLSPRSNGPFVKLNCAALPESMLESELFGHEKGAFTGALAQRKGRFELAHGGTLFLDEIGEISPAFQAKLLRVLQEGEFERVGGSRTLKVDVRLVAATNRNLEDAVARGEFRADLYYRINVVSIFLPAVRDRREDITLLACEFLKRFNTEHGTRKSLTASAYAVLESCYFPGNVRELENCVRRTATLSRESGIIADDFACRHDECLSATLWKGAIGPGSAFKIMSRPTAPTPLAPLSPPRQPAPATEEEEGDDRALPCPQAGTCAVAQGDGLSERERLIQAMETAGWVQAKAARLLNLTPRQVGYALIKHNIPVKRF; encoded by the coding sequence ATGCCTATGACTGGTTCCGCCTCTCACGCGTCCGTGACGCCTGGTCCGCCCCCGCAGGCGGTCCATCGGTCGCGGCCTGGCGAATTCTCCTCCCGTGCGGAAATCGCCCTGCACGGGGTTTATGAGATATCCAAGATCCTGGCGGTGCCCACCCGCCTGGAAACGACGCTGTCCAATGTCCTGGCGCTGCTGTCCAGTTTCCTGGAAATGCACCACGGCATCATCGCCCTGCTGGGCGACGACGGCTCCCCCCAGGTGGTGGTGGGCCTGGGCTGGACGGAGAAGAATGCCAAAAGCCATTTCGACCGGTTGCCCGAACGCGCCATCGGCCAGATCGTCACCACCCAGATGCCGGTGGTGGTGGAGAACGTGGCCGACCACCCCCTGTTCGTCGACTGGTCGGCGGCAGAATGGGGCGGGGACGCCCGTGTCTCTTTCGTCGGCGTGCCCATCAAGGAACGGGACCGGGTGATCGGCACCCTGACCCTGGACCGCACCTGGGACGGGCAGGCGACCTTCCGCCTGGATGAGGATGTGCGTTTCCTGGTGATGATCGCCAACCTGGTGGGCCAGACCGTGCGCCTGCACGATTTGATCGGCCGCGACCGCGACCGGCTGATGAGCACGCAGCGCCGCCTGGAAAAGGAACTGTCGGCAACGGCGCGCCCGGAACGCGAGGTCCGGCCCCAAGGCATCGTCGGCAACAGCCCGGCCATCCGCTCGGTGATCGATAAGATCAAGATCGTGGCACGCAGCCATTCCACCGTGCTGCTGCGCGGGGAATCCGGCACCGGCAAGGAACTGTTCGCGCGGGCGACGCACGATCTGTCGCCACGCAGCAACGGCCCCTTCGTCAAGCTGAACTGTGCCGCCTTGCCCGAAAGCATGCTGGAGTCCGAGCTGTTCGGGCATGAGAAGGGGGCGTTCACCGGGGCGCTGGCCCAGCGCAAGGGCCGGTTCGAACTGGCGCACGGCGGCACCCTGTTCCTGGATGAGATCGGGGAGATTTCACCCGCCTTCCAGGCCAAGCTGCTGCGTGTCTTGCAGGAGGGGGAGTTTGAGCGGGTGGGCGGCTCGCGCACCCTGAAGGTGGACGTGCGCCTGGTGGCCGCCACCAACAGGAACCTGGAGGATGCCGTGGCGCGGGGGGAGTTCCGCGCCGACCTTTATTACCGCATCAACGTGGTTTCCATCTTCCTGCCGGCGGTGCGCGACCGGCGGGAGGACATCACCCTGCTGGCCTGTGAATTCCTGAAGCGCTTCAACACCGAACACGGCACCCGCAAAAGCCTGACCGCGTCGGCCTATGCCGTGCTGGAAAGCTGTTACTTCCCCGGCAACGTGCGGGAACTGGAAAACTGCGTGCGCCGCACCGCCACCCTGTCGCGCGAATCCGGCATCATCGCCGACGACTTCGCCTGCCGGCATGACGAGTGCCTGTCCGCCACCCTGTGGAAGGGCGCCATCGGGCCGGGCAGCGCGTTCAAGATCATGTCGCGGCCCACGGCGCCCACGCCGCTGGCGCCGCTGTCCCCACCCCGGCAACCGGCGCCGGCCACCGAGGAGGAGGAGGGCGACGACCGGGCCCTTCCCTGTCCGCAGGCGGGAACCTGCGCGGTGGCGCAAGGGGACGGCTTGTCCGAACGCGAACGCCTGATCCAGGCGATGGAGACGGCGGGCTGGGTGCAGGCCAAGGCGGCGCGGCTGCTGAACCTGACACCGCGCCAGGTTGGCTACGCCCTGATCAAGCACAATATACCGGTGAAGAGATTCTGA
- the nifS gene encoding cysteine desulfurase NifS translates to MRPVYLDNNATTRTDAEVVAAMLPWFTETYGNASSAHAFGAVAADGVRQARRQVQALLGAAHDAEIVFTSGGTEADTTAILSALECQPDRDEIVTTAVEHPAVLALAAHLEKTRGIKVHRVGVDGDGRLDLDDFERALGPRTALVSVMWANNETGTLFPVADLARQARAAGALFHTDAVQAVGRLPIRLQDTAIDMLSLSGHKLHGPKGIGALYVRKGVAFRPLLRGGRQERGRRAGTENVPGIVGLGTAADLAARYLQTERGWIGALRHRLEQGVLARIGHARVVGDLDSRLPNTSCIAFDYVDADAVLLMLDRAGIAVSSGSACASGGMEPSHVLRAMRVPAGALRGALRFSFSRDSAGPDVDAVLDTLPDIIGRLRAASPLWRDRTPTFA, encoded by the coding sequence ATGCGGCCCGTCTACCTCGACAACAACGCGACCACCCGCACCGATGCGGAAGTGGTGGCGGCCATGCTGCCCTGGTTCACGGAAACCTACGGCAACGCCTCCTCCGCCCATGCCTTCGGGGCGGTGGCGGCCGACGGGGTGCGGCAGGCGCGGCGGCAGGTGCAGGCCCTGCTGGGGGCGGCCCACGATGCGGAGATTGTCTTCACCTCCGGCGGGACGGAGGCCGACACCACCGCCATCCTGTCCGCCCTGGAATGCCAGCCCGACCGGGATGAGATCGTGACCACGGCGGTGGAACATCCGGCCGTGCTGGCGCTGGCGGCACATCTGGAAAAGACGCGCGGCATCAAGGTGCACAGGGTCGGGGTGGACGGCGACGGCCGCCTGGACCTGGACGATTTCGAGCGCGCGCTGGGCCCGCGCACCGCCCTGGTTTCCGTCATGTGGGCCAATAATGAGACGGGGACCCTGTTCCCGGTGGCCGACCTGGCGCGACAGGCGCGGGCGGCCGGCGCCCTGTTCCATACCGACGCCGTCCAGGCGGTGGGCCGCCTGCCCATCCGCCTTCAGGACACGGCCATCGACATGCTGTCGCTGTCCGGCCACAAGCTGCACGGCCCCAAGGGCATCGGCGCGCTGTATGTGCGCAAGGGTGTCGCCTTCCGCCCGCTGCTGCGCGGTGGCCGACAGGAACGGGGCCGCCGGGCGGGGACCGAGAACGTGCCCGGCATCGTCGGCCTGGGGACGGCGGCGGACCTGGCGGCGCGATATCTGCAGACGGAACGGGGCTGGATCGGCGCCCTGCGCCACCGGCTGGAACAGGGGGTGCTGGCCCGTATCGGCCACGCCCGGGTGGTGGGTGATCTGGACAGCCGCCTGCCCAACACCAGCTGCATCGCCTTCGATTATGTGGATGCCGACGCCGTGCTGCTGATGCTGGACCGGGCGGGCATCGCCGTGTCGTCCGGCTCCGCCTGCGCCTCGGGCGGGATGGAGCCGTCGCACGTGCTGCGCGCCATGCGGGTGCCGGCCGGCGCGCTTCGCGGCGCCCTCCGTTTCTCATTCTCCCGCGACAGCGCCGGGCCGGACGTGGATGCCGTCCTGGACACGCTGCCCGACATCATCGGCCGGCTGCGCGCCGCGTCGCCGCTGTGGCGGGACCGCACCCCCACCTTCGCCTGA
- a CDS encoding ferredoxin family protein has protein sequence MNTTEVGGGTPGVPPVKVEERLFQNRYLVDAGRPHIKIKAHTTPSKALLALTHLCPAGCYSQNDKGQVEAVVDGCVECGTCRVLTAKTGEVEWNYPRGGFGVLFKFG, from the coding sequence ATGAACACGACTGAAGTGGGGGGCGGCACCCCCGGCGTTCCCCCGGTGAAGGTGGAGGAACGCCTGTTCCAGAACCGCTACCTGGTGGATGCCGGGCGGCCGCACATCAAGATCAAGGCCCACACCACGCCGTCCAAGGCGCTGCTGGCCTTGACCCACCTGTGCCCCGCCGGCTGCTACAGCCAGAACGACAAGGGGCAGGTGGAGGCGGTGGTGGACGGCTGCGTGGAATGCGGCACCTGCCGCGTGCTGACCGCCAAGACGGGGGAGGTGGAATGGAACTACCCCCGGGGCGGCTTCGGCGTGCTGTTCAAGTTCGGCTGA
- a CDS encoding iron-sulfur cluster assembly accessory protein has translation MITLTSSALNAVRSAIAGAANPAEGLRISVDAGGCAGYKYMMGLVGAAEPDDTIIDQDGVKVFVDTKSHELLSGTTIDFVVALEGSGFTFDNPNAKSACGCGKSFG, from the coding sequence ATGATCACCTTGACCTCCAGCGCCCTGAACGCCGTCCGCAGCGCCATCGCCGGTGCCGCCAACCCCGCCGAAGGCCTGCGCATCAGTGTCGATGCCGGTGGCTGCGCCGGCTACAAATACATGATGGGCCTGGTGGGGGCGGCCGAGCCCGACGACACCATCATCGACCAGGACGGCGTGAAGGTCTTCGTCGATACCAAAAGCCATGAGCTGCTGAGCGGCACCACCATCGACTTCGTGGTGGCGCTGGAAGGCTCCGGCTTCACCTTCGACAACCCCAACGCCAAGTCCGCCTGCGGCTGCGGCAAGTCCTTCGGTTGA
- the nifV gene encoding homocitrate synthase encodes MLKAPPIVINDSTLRDGEQAPGVAFTVAEKVAIAAKLEAAGVDEIEAGIPAMGDEEIEAMAEVGAALTRSAAIAWCRMTEADVDAALRTGLTRVNLSVPVSDRQIRVKLQISRQDIIPRIRRVVSYARDRGLAVAVGGEDSSRAEMDFLLRVVAAAEEAGAHRFRFADTVGILDPFRTHEIFRQLCAETDLELEFHGHDDLGLATANTLAAVRGGATHASVCVLGLGERAGNAALEEVVAALGPIAQRQTGVDLTQLTGLAELVAAAAGRPIPVAKSIVGSAVFAHESGIHVSGLLRDPETYEAIDPAWFGRVRSIVLGKHSGMAAINNALKALGLSPEEGRARRVLDEVRNCAVAWKRPINEGELLKFYEATGD; translated from the coding sequence ATGCTCAAGGCACCGCCCATCGTCATCAATGACAGCACGCTGCGCGACGGCGAACAGGCGCCCGGCGTCGCCTTCACCGTGGCGGAAAAGGTGGCCATCGCCGCCAAGCTGGAGGCCGCCGGCGTCGATGAGATCGAGGCCGGCATCCCCGCCATGGGCGATGAGGAGATCGAGGCGATGGCCGAGGTCGGCGCCGCCCTGACCCGGTCCGCCGCCATCGCCTGGTGCCGCATGACCGAGGCCGACGTGGACGCGGCGCTGCGCACTGGCTTGACGCGCGTCAACCTGTCCGTCCCCGTCTCCGACCGTCAGATCCGGGTGAAGCTGCAAATCAGCCGGCAGGACATCATTCCCCGCATCCGGCGGGTGGTGTCCTATGCCCGCGACCGGGGCCTGGCGGTGGCGGTGGGGGGCGAGGACTCCAGCCGGGCGGAGATGGACTTCCTGTTGCGTGTCGTCGCGGCGGCGGAGGAGGCGGGCGCCCACCGTTTCCGTTTCGCCGACACGGTCGGCATCCTCGACCCCTTCCGCACGCATGAGATTTTCCGCCAGCTGTGCGCGGAAACCGACCTGGAACTGGAATTCCATGGTCATGACGATCTGGGCCTGGCCACCGCCAACACCCTGGCCGCGGTGCGCGGTGGCGCCACCCATGCCAGCGTCTGCGTCCTGGGCCTGGGCGAACGCGCGGGCAACGCGGCACTGGAGGAGGTGGTGGCCGCATTGGGCCCTATCGCCCAGCGCCAGACGGGCGTGGATTTGACCCAGCTGACGGGCCTGGCCGAACTGGTGGCCGCCGCCGCCGGCCGCCCCATCCCGGTGGCCAAGTCCATCGTCGGGTCCGCCGTGTTCGCCCATGAATCCGGCATCCACGTCTCCGGCCTGCTGCGCGACCCGGAAACCTATGAGGCCATCGACCCGGCCTGGTTCGGCCGCGTGCGCTCCATCGTGCTGGGCAAGCATTCCGGCATGGCCGCCATCAACAACGCCCTGAAGGCGCTGGGCCTGTCCCCCGAGGAGGGCCGCGCCCGGCGGGTGCTGGATGAGGTGCGCAACTGCGCCGTCGCCTGGAAGCGTCCGATCAATGAGGGCGAGTTGCTGAAGTTCTATGAGGCGACCGGCGATTGA
- a CDS encoding electron transfer flavoprotein subunit beta/FixA family protein, with translation MHIVVCMKQVPDSAQIRVHPVTNTIMRQGVPTIINPYDLFALEEALRLRDRLGGEVTVLTMGPPMAEESLRKALTFGADRAVLLTDRAFAGSDTLATSFALAAALAKIGQEFGPVPIVFTGKQTIDGDTAQVGPGIAKRLGLNQLTYVARIADLDPDAGTITVERRAEGGLQVLSTRLPVLITMLEGVNEMRRGSLDDAYRAARAQVVRWSAADAGITELARCGLKGSPTIVKKVFAPQARAEKVQQVPTADRGTDELAVDVMAAIFRTRPTVEEDLLRFAAGQ, from the coding sequence ATGCACATCGTCGTCTGCATGAAGCAGGTACCGGACAGCGCACAGATCCGCGTCCATCCGGTGACCAACACCATCATGCGCCAAGGGGTGCCCACCATCATCAACCCCTATGACCTGTTCGCGCTGGAGGAGGCGTTGCGCCTGCGCGACCGGCTGGGGGGCGAGGTGACGGTGCTGACCATGGGGCCGCCCATGGCGGAGGAGTCACTGCGCAAGGCGCTGACCTTCGGGGCCGACCGCGCCGTCCTGCTGACCGACCGCGCCTTCGCCGGGTCCGACACCCTGGCCACCAGCTTCGCCCTGGCGGCGGCCCTGGCCAAGATCGGGCAGGAGTTCGGGCCGGTGCCCATCGTCTTCACCGGCAAGCAGACCATCGACGGCGACACCGCCCAGGTGGGGCCGGGCATCGCCAAGCGCCTGGGCCTGAACCAGCTGACTTATGTGGCCCGCATCGCCGACCTGGATCCGGACGCCGGCACCATCACGGTGGAACGCCGGGCGGAGGGTGGCTTGCAGGTGCTGTCCACCCGCCTGCCGGTGCTGATCACCATGCTGGAGGGCGTGAACGAGATGCGCCGGGGCAGCCTGGACGACGCCTACCGCGCCGCCCGCGCCCAGGTGGTGCGGTGGAGTGCGGCCGACGCCGGCATCACTGAACTGGCCCGCTGCGGCCTGAAGGGATCGCCCACCATCGTGAAGAAGGTGTTCGCCCCCCAGGCGCGGGCGGAGAAGGTCCAGCAGGTGCCCACCGCCGACCGCGGCACCGATGAACTGGCGGTGGACGTCATGGCCGCGATCTTCCGCACGCGGCCGACGGTGGAAGAGGATCTGCTGCGCTTCGCCGCCGGCCAGTGA
- the nifW gene encoding nitrogenase stabilizing/protective protein NifW, with product MGVLDELSRLSSAEDFFVFLEVPFDAAVVRVARLHILRRMGQYLRGSEAEDAFAGRDEADIRVLCRGHLEQAYQDFVASTPIAERLFKVHRDAVAPKQAAPKPFVPLAALGGVKGT from the coding sequence ATGGGCGTGTTGGATGAGCTGTCGCGGCTGTCGTCGGCCGAGGATTTCTTCGTGTTCCTGGAGGTGCCGTTCGACGCCGCCGTTGTCCGCGTGGCGCGGCTGCACATCCTGCGCCGCATGGGGCAGTACCTGCGCGGCAGCGAGGCCGAGGACGCCTTCGCCGGCCGGGATGAGGCCGACATCCGTGTCCTGTGTCGCGGCCACCTGGAACAGGCCTACCAGGACTTCGTCGCCTCCACCCCCATCGCCGAGCGGCTGTTCAAGGTGCACCGCGACGCCGTGGCGCCCAAGCAGGCGGCGCCGAAACCCTTCGTGCCCCTGGCGGCGCTGGGCGGCGTGAAGGGGACGTGA
- a CDS encoding FAD-dependent oxidoreductase: MIKDKFDAIVVGAGPSGNAAAYTMAKQGLKVLQLERGEYPGSKNVQGAILYADALEKIIPDFREDAPLERHVIEQRLWTMDDTSYVGMHYRSDDFNEENPNRYTIIRAQFDKWFSGKVREAGVVLLCETTVTELLRDPQGRVIGVRTDREGGTAFADIVILGEGVNGLVGQRSGLRPELKPDTVALAVKEMHFLPREVIESRFNLTGNEGVVIEAMGTITDGMTGTGFIYTNQESISIGIGCIVSDFAESGRTPYGLLEAFKRHPSVRPLLEGSECKEYAAHLIPEGGYNAMPQLFGDGWIVVGDAGQFVNAVHREGSNLAMTTGRIAGETVVWLKRRREVASEANLAEYQRRLEATFVMKDLRKYRRIPDFLHRNKQIFGTYPRLLTAAAQTWFRVDGVDKRAKEKQIFQAFRNGRSLPGLIGDAFKLARSWR; this comes from the coding sequence ATGATCAAGGACAAGTTCGACGCCATCGTGGTGGGGGCCGGCCCGTCCGGCAACGCCGCCGCCTATACCATGGCGAAGCAGGGGCTGAAGGTCCTGCAATTGGAGCGCGGGGAATATCCCGGGTCCAAGAACGTGCAGGGCGCCATCCTCTACGCCGACGCCCTGGAAAAGATCATCCCCGATTTCCGCGAGGATGCGCCGCTGGAACGCCATGTGATCGAACAGCGGCTGTGGACCATGGACGACACCTCCTACGTCGGCATGCATTACCGCTCCGACGACTTCAATGAGGAAAACCCCAACCGCTACACCATCATCCGCGCCCAGTTCGACAAATGGTTCAGCGGCAAGGTGCGCGAGGCCGGCGTCGTCCTGCTGTGCGAGACGACGGTGACGGAACTGCTGCGCGACCCGCAGGGCCGGGTGATCGGCGTGCGCACCGACCGCGAGGGTGGCACCGCCTTCGCCGACATCGTCATCCTGGGCGAAGGCGTCAACGGCCTGGTGGGCCAGCGCTCCGGCCTGCGGCCCGAGCTGAAGCCGGACACGGTAGCCCTGGCGGTGAAGGAGATGCACTTCCTGCCGCGTGAGGTGATCGAAAGCCGCTTCAACCTGACGGGTAACGAGGGCGTGGTGATCGAGGCCATGGGCACCATCACCGACGGCATGACCGGCACCGGCTTCATCTACACCAACCAGGAATCCATTTCGATCGGCATCGGCTGCATCGTGTCGGACTTCGCGGAAAGCGGGCGCACGCCCTATGGCCTGCTGGAGGCGTTCAAGCGCCACCCCAGCGTCCGCCCCCTGCTGGAGGGGTCGGAATGCAAGGAGTACGCGGCCCATCTGATCCCCGAAGGCGGCTACAACGCCATGCCGCAGCTGTTCGGCGACGGCTGGATTGTGGTGGGCGACGCCGGCCAGTTCGTCAACGCCGTGCACCGTGAAGGCTCCAACCTCGCCATGACCACCGGCCGCATCGCCGGTGAGACGGTGGTGTGGCTGAAGCGGCGGCGTGAGGTGGCGAGCGAGGCCAATTTGGCCGAATACCAGCGCCGGCTGGAGGCGACCTTCGTCATGAAGGATTTGAGGAAATACCGGCGCATCCCCGATTTCCTGCACCGCAACAAGCAGATCTTCGGGACATATCCCCGGCTGCTGACCGCCGCCGCCCAGACATGGTTCCGGGTGGACGGCGTCGATAAGCGGGCCAAGGAAAAACAAATCTTCCAAGCGTTCCGCAACGGCCGGAGCCTGCCCGGCCTGATCGGCGACGCCTTCAAGCTGGCGAGGTCATGGCGATGA
- a CDS encoding NifU family protein, protein MLAPTFEEKPADVVTVEDRRLGIIRDAIAEIRPGLQRDGGDCELLGVDGDVVRVRLTGACVMCRLSSATLEGIQARVVERLGAFVRLVPVLGRAPDPH, encoded by the coding sequence ATGCTCGCCCCGACCTTTGAGGAAAAGCCCGCCGATGTGGTCACGGTCGAAGACCGCCGCCTCGGCATCATCCGCGACGCCATCGCCGAAATCCGGCCCGGCCTGCAACGCGATGGCGGCGATTGCGAATTGCTGGGGGTGGACGGCGACGTGGTGCGCGTCCGGCTGACCGGCGCCTGCGTCATGTGCCGCCTCAGCAGCGCCACGCTGGAGGGCATCCAGGCCCGGGTGGTGGAACGGCTGGGCGCCTTCGTCCGCCTGGTTCCCGTCCTGGGCCGGGCGCCGGATCCGCACTGA